In a single window of the Acidobacteriota bacterium genome:
- the tssA gene encoding type VI secretion system protein TssA — protein MSDWKELGRTPVAPGNPAGSDVQDLPAYAALEAEMGKLNSPSAASSIDWSQVARLADDILSRYSKHLLVAGYYSVALLNTDRLRGLARGVRVLRDLLDHFWDTMYPSVRRMRGRKNAVEWWYEKVQAAARNLPREEWSEADRQAFQDDLVAVDRCLAEKMEEAPVLRPLIEQVTGLISVAGAVPPAASAQATAPPRPAPANSGAPAVPAASPDVSDPDQLLRLGFDHLGRAARLMQARDLADPVPYLLVRIAAWLPVRALPPAEAGKTRIPPPEAQTILELANLYAAGNWPELIRTCESAVIRFLFWIDLSRTSAEGLEQLGHTAAAGAVIRETQAFVQ, from the coding sequence ATGAGTGACTGGAAAGAACTGGGCCGCACCCCTGTCGCCCCGGGCAATCCCGCCGGCAGCGATGTGCAGGACCTGCCCGCCTACGCCGCCCTGGAAGCGGAAATGGGCAAGCTCAACTCACCGTCAGCCGCCAGCAGCATCGACTGGAGCCAGGTCGCGCGCCTCGCCGATGACATCCTGTCCCGTTACTCCAAGCATCTGCTGGTCGCCGGCTATTACTCGGTCGCCCTGCTGAACACGGACCGTCTCCGCGGACTCGCTCGTGGAGTGCGCGTCCTGCGGGATCTGCTCGACCATTTCTGGGACACGATGTATCCGTCCGTCCGACGCATGCGCGGCCGAAAGAATGCCGTGGAATGGTGGTACGAGAAGGTCCAGGCGGCTGCCCGGAACCTGCCTCGCGAGGAATGGTCCGAAGCCGATCGGCAGGCGTTCCAGGACGACCTCGTGGCCGTCGATCGCTGCCTGGCGGAGAAGATGGAGGAGGCCCCCGTTCTCCGCCCGCTCATCGAACAGGTGACCGGACTCATCTCGGTGGCGGGTGCGGTGCCGCCCGCCGCGTCTGCCCAGGCGACTGCTCCACCCCGCCCGGCGCCCGCCAATTCCGGCGCTCCGGCTGTGCCCGCCGCCTCCCCGGACGTGTCCGACCCCGACCAGTTGTTGCGGCTGGGCTTCGACCATCTCGGCCGCGCCGCCCGGCTCATGCAGGCCAGGGACCTGGCGGATCCGGTGCCATACCTGCTGGTGCGCATCGCCGCCTGGCTGCCCGTCCGGGCTCTCCCCCCGGCCGAAGCGGGGAAAACCCGCATCCCGCCCCCGGAAGCGCAGACCATTCTAGAACTGGCCAACCTGTACGCCGCTGGTAACTGGCCGGAGTTAATCCGCACCTGCGAATCCGCGGTGATCCGATTCCTCTTCTGGATCGACCTGAGCCGGACATCGGCCGAAGGGCTGGAGCAGCTGGGGCACACTGCCGCAGCCGGAGCGGTGATCCGGGAGACCCAGGCTTTCGTGCAGTGA